CCTGCAACAGACGGTTATACTGATTAGAATTCATTCGATTTAATTGGTAAAGGCCTCCAAGATATCATGTTTGGTGATGATATGAATTTTATCCAAAGCATCTCTTACGAGTACTGCCTTTTCTTTTTCAACCATCGAAGACAACACGTCCAAGGTAGAATCCAAGGCTACAAATTTCATCGATGGTTCCATCACCTCTCCGACTGTAGCGTCTTTTAATTGAGGGTTGTCTATAATTTTGGAAAGCAATTTATTATCCGTCAAGCTCCCGACCACTTCTTCTCCATCCAGTACCGGAATCTGAGAAATACTTTTCGTATTCATGACAGTGATAGCTTCTTTGACCGAATCAGTCTTTTTCACAGAAAGAAGGTGGTAAGTCCCAGACCGCTGAGCGATAATATCTCTGGCAGTGGAGAAATTTTTATCCTCCAAAAAGCCATGATTTCGCATCCATTCGTCATTATAGACTTTGCCCAAATACCTTGTTCCATGATCAGGTAATATAATCACCATCACATCCCCCTCTTTCAGATGTTCTTTGGCATATTCCAATGCTCCATGAACCGCGGATCCACATGACCACCCCACAAACAACCCTTCTTCACGAGCCAATCGCCTGGTCATCACTGCGGCATCTTTATCAGTCACTTTAATAAAGTGATTGATCAAACTGAAATCCACATTTTTGGGCAGAATATCCTCTCCGATCCCTTCAGTCAAGTAGGGATAAACTTCTTTCTCATCGAATATCCCAGTCTCCTTGTATTTTTTAAAAACTGAGCCATAGGTATCAATCCCTACTGTAACAATACCAGGATTTTGCTCCTTAAGATATTTTGCGGTACCGCACATCGAACCTCCCGTACCAACTCCTGCGGCATAATGCGTTATTCTTCCTTCTGTATCCTTCCAAATTTCCGGACCGGTTGTCTCATAATGAGCGGCTGCATTGGAAAGGTTGTCGTATTGGTTGGGGTAGAACGAATTTGGGATGTCCCGATTCAATTTCCTCGCAACTGAATAATAGGATCTGGGATCATCGGGAGTTACATTGGTGGGACATACAACCACCTCTGCACCTACTGCCCTGAGGATATCTATTTTCTCTTTAGACTGCTTATCCGCCATGGTAAAAATGCACTTGTAGCCCTTTGCTACAGCCGCTAGGGCCAAACCCATTCCTGTATTTCCGGAAGTACCTTCGATGATTGTTCCTCCAGGTTTTAAAATCCCAGCTTTCTCGGCGTCTTCTACCATCTTGATCGCCATTCGATCTTTCATGGAATTTCCGGGATTAAAGTATTCCACTTTTACCAATACCTCGCCTTTAATTCCCTTGGCAAGTCGATTCAAGCGGACCATCGGGGTATTACCGATGGTATCAATGATGGAGTTGTAAATCATAGCTCTAGTTATAGTTGGATTGCTCAAAAATAGAGGAATTTTCCTGCAATAGCTGGAAAGTAATTGCTTTAAAGCCTTGAATTTGATTTAGAATAGCCCCTTAAAAAGGCCAACAATTCCCCAATTTTCGATTTATAGTTCTTTAAACTCCAATCGTTTAAGAATGTCCAAAGTCACATGAATTAATATTCCTGCCACAAAACTCACCCCTAAGATTAGGCCTGCAAATCCCCATGCAAACTGATCTGTGACCAAGAAAAGGAAAAGTGCAAGAACTATTGCAGGTATCAATCCAAACAGGAAAATCCCTCCAATCATCAAGGGCTTAATCAGGATCCGATCCCAGCCTTCGTCCAGCCCAATCTGAGGAATTAAATTGACAGCTAATCCAATCAGGTAAAACACATTCATCCCAAGCGGAAATAACAAAATCAACCAAAGACTCAACTGAGCAATTAATACCGAAGGAATGATCAAAAGAAAGGAAAAAAGGAACGTTTGCAGCAAATCCAGTTTGATCAAATTCCAAAATTTGGCTGACCAGCTCGCAGGAACCAGAAAAAACCAAGGTTTTTTGAAATCTCCTAAGTTGGCTCTGCCAATACCTGCCATAAACCAAAAAAACATCAGAAAGGTGAAGTAGAAATAAAGCACCTTGTGAGAAAACCAATCCAGATGCGAAAGACCTGAGAACAAAATACCGAGTAACGCCATTCCCAAGGAATAAATCCCAACCAATGGGTGGAAATCTTGGCGGCTACTATGCACGTAATTTCTCCAATAGAACGCCTTCGCTCCGACTCCGAACTCTGGCAAGGCAAGTTGCTTCTTGGCATTTAAACTGTAAGTATCTTCAGTAACTTCTCGTTTCCCAAGCGCTTTTTCCAGCTTTTCTTCATTCGACTTGGTAGATTCAAGAACATCTTCATAATAATACCCCGAATACCTAATCACTAATTTCACTACGGAATAGTAGCTCAATATAAAAAGCGTCAAATATCCCAAGGCTAAAATCAAATTACCCTGAATTGAGTAACTCATCATCCCTCGAGCCCAACCTACTACAGGAAATAAGTCAAACCAAGGAGATGCAATCCATGAAAACATCCCTTGCCAAAATTTCTCTCCCTGAAACCCAGGAATCAAAATCATCCCTGTCAGTACCGCGCCTAGTGTCAAAATTGTCCCTTGGATGTAATTCATAATTCCAAAGTGGGTATGGAGGGTGTAGATCAAAAACCGAAGCGGAAAAATCATGAAAATGTAAAAGGCGAATCCCAAAACCAGAAATACCCCACCCCCCAATGAAATATCAAAATCCTTGGCAAATTGCCCTCCACTGTACATCAGAAAGAAAATAGAACCTCCCAAAGCAGGTAAGATAGACCTTCCCATATAATAAATCAGGAGATTTTCGGGCTTAACGGGCGCTGTAAACAGAAGATTGACATCTGCCATTTTAAAAAAAGTCACATTCTTTTTGGTGGCTCGATAGAGCTGAAATATAAAGAATGCCAGAGCCAACAGGGTAGCGCCACCAACTACATTCTGAAGCGCATAATCCACTGAACCCACCGAGTCGAGATCTAGCTCCTGATTTCCTGAAGGACTTCCAGAAAACCTTCTGGAGTACATAAATCCAAAATAAGCTAGAACCATTCCATAAGGAATCAGCCGAAGTGGATTTCTAAGGATCAATAAAATATTATTCTTGAAGATGAGCAGATCCTTTTTCAGAAGAAGCTTTAATTCATTCATCTTTGGTCAATTCTAAAAACAAATCCTCAAGACTTAATCCTTCCCCTCCCTGAGCTGCCTGGGCGCGAAGGTTATCAATGCTGTCATTTCCGATTATTCGGCCATCTTTCATAATCATCACTCGATCAGCGATTGCCTCCACGCTATCAATCAAGTGCGTAGAAACCAAAATAGTCTTTCCTGCCTGTTTCAAATTTCGAAAGACCTCTTTGGTATTTTTGATGGCTTTAGGATCCAATCCAATCATAGGTTCATCAAAAAATAAAAGCTGTGGATCAGGAAGTAACGCACAACAAATGGAGACTTTTTGCCTCATCCCTTTAGACAAATCCCTTCCTAATTTCTTTTGCTTGTCATCCAACTCATAAAGCTCCAGCAATTCATTGGCACGGCCTTTCCAATCCTTCACTCCATAGGCCTGCGCAATAAACTGCATATGCTCCCAAACAGTCAGTAAATCATACACATAGGGCGTCTCGGGGATGTAGCTGAAAAATCGCTTTGCTTCTACACTGAGGTGATCATGCCCTCCGATTGTAATTTCACCGGCGGTTTTTCGAAGTAGACCTACAATGCATTTCATGGTGGTGCTTTTTCCTGCACCATTTGGACCTAGAAGTCCGACCACTTCCCCTCCATCCAGATGAAAACTAACATCATTGACGGCCTTTTGCTTGCCGTATTGTTTAACCAAGTTGGAAACCGTGAGCATTTTTTGAAATAAATCTAAGGAATGAAAAGACGGAAATCTGCAAAAACAAGTTGTTCGAAGATTTGGATAGGTTCAAAGCAGAAAATTACAGATTAGAAACTCACCTTTCCAATTGAAGTTTTGATTCAGGCGATCTTTTCACAGAAATCCATACAATCCTTGAGGTCGTTGAACACTAGCAACTCGCGATTGGCAACTAACAACTCAATACACACAGCCGACATTCA
Above is a window of Algoriphagus sanaruensis DNA encoding:
- a CDS encoding cystathionine beta-synthase, with the translated sequence MIYNSIIDTIGNTPMVRLNRLAKGIKGEVLVKVEYFNPGNSMKDRMAIKMVEDAEKAGILKPGGTIIEGTSGNTGMGLALAAVAKGYKCIFTMADKQSKEKIDILRAVGAEVVVCPTNVTPDDPRSYYSVARKLNRDIPNSFYPNQYDNLSNAAAHYETTGPEIWKDTEGRITHYAAGVGTGGSMCGTAKYLKEQNPGIVTVGIDTYGSVFKKYKETGIFDEKEVYPYLTEGIGEDILPKNVDFSLINHFIKVTDKDAAVMTRRLAREEGLFVGWSCGSAVHGALEYAKEHLKEGDVMVIILPDHGTRYLGKVYNDEWMRNHGFLEDKNFSTARDIIAQRSGTYHLLSVKKTDSVKEAITVMNTKSISQIPVLDGEEVVGSLTDNKLLSKIIDNPQLKDATVGEVMEPSMKFVALDSTLDVLSSMVEKEKAVLVRDALDKIHIITKHDILEAFTN
- a CDS encoding putative ABC exporter domain-containing protein; its protein translation is MNELKLLLKKDLLIFKNNILLILRNPLRLIPYGMVLAYFGFMYSRRFSGSPSGNQELDLDSVGSVDYALQNVVGGATLLALAFFIFQLYRATKKNVTFFKMADVNLLFTAPVKPENLLIYYMGRSILPALGGSIFFLMYSGGQFAKDFDISLGGGVFLVLGFAFYIFMIFPLRFLIYTLHTHFGIMNYIQGTILTLGAVLTGMILIPGFQGEKFWQGMFSWIASPWFDLFPVVGWARGMMSYSIQGNLILALGYLTLFILSYYSVVKLVIRYSGYYYEDVLESTKSNEEKLEKALGKREVTEDTYSLNAKKQLALPEFGVGAKAFYWRNYVHSSRQDFHPLVGIYSLGMALLGILFSGLSHLDWFSHKVLYFYFTFLMFFWFMAGIGRANLGDFKKPWFFLVPASWSAKFWNLIKLDLLQTFLFSFLLIIPSVLIAQLSLWLILLFPLGMNVFYLIGLAVNLIPQIGLDEGWDRILIKPLMIGGIFLFGLIPAIVLALFLFLVTDQFAWGFAGLILGVSFVAGILIHVTLDILKRLEFKEL
- a CDS encoding ABC transporter ATP-binding protein, yielding MLTVSNLVKQYGKQKAVNDVSFHLDGGEVVGLLGPNGAGKSTTMKCIVGLLRKTAGEITIGGHDHLSVEAKRFFSYIPETPYVYDLLTVWEHMQFIAQAYGVKDWKGRANELLELYELDDKQKKLGRDLSKGMRQKVSICCALLPDPQLLFFDEPMIGLDPKAIKNTKEVFRNLKQAGKTILVSTHLIDSVEAIADRVMIMKDGRIIGNDSIDNLRAQAAQGGEGLSLEDLFLELTKDE